A window from Gottschalkiaceae bacterium SANA encodes these proteins:
- a CDS encoding deoxyguanosinetriphosphate triphosphohydrolase: MNIRQRIEMREHEFLSPFATKSDESLGRKIQEDPCEIRTIFQRDRDRILHTKAFRRLKHKTQVFISPEGDHYRTRLTHTLEVAQISRTIARALTLNEDLTEAIALGHDLGHTPFGHTGENVLNQLHPNGFRHNEHSLRIVDELENHKGKAGLNLSEEVRDGILNHTGSDLPLTLEGQIVKIADRIAYINHDIDDSLRAGVLRNEDLPQKSISVLGESHGQRIDTLAKDIIENSWDKDRIYQSIEIAEAMQVLRKFMFQRVYLHSSAKQEEGKAINLLKELYQYYLHHPEEVPQPYHRLEYSIDDSVCYFIAGMSDRYALNRFSNIFIPRPWNG, from the coding sequence ATGAATATTCGACAAAGGATAGAAATGAGAGAACATGAATTTTTATCGCCTTTCGCAACAAAAAGCGATGAAAGCTTGGGGCGAAAGATTCAGGAAGACCCATGTGAGATTCGAACCATCTTTCAGCGAGACCGAGATCGAATTCTTCACACAAAAGCCTTTCGACGACTTAAGCATAAGACTCAGGTATTTATATCTCCGGAAGGGGATCATTACCGTACTCGTCTTACTCATACCTTGGAGGTTGCACAAATATCACGAACGATTGCTCGTGCTTTGACTTTGAATGAGGATTTGACAGAAGCGATTGCTTTGGGGCATGATTTGGGACATACACCCTTTGGACATACGGGTGAGAATGTTTTAAATCAACTTCATCCGAATGGGTTTCGGCACAATGAGCATAGTCTTCGAATTGTAGATGAACTAGAGAACCATAAAGGGAAAGCTGGTTTGAATTTATCGGAAGAGGTCCGCGATGGAATTCTCAACCATACAGGGTCTGATTTGCCCCTTACCCTTGAAGGACAGATTGTAAAAATTGCGGACCGAATTGCTTATATCAATCATGATATCGATGATTCCTTGCGAGCAGGTGTTTTGCGCAATGAAGATTTGCCACAAAAGTCGATTTCCGTTTTAGGGGAATCTCATGGACAAAGGATTGATACCCTGGCGAAAGATATAATTGAAAACAGCTGGGACAAGGACCGGATTTATCAAAGCATAGAAATTGCAGAAGCGATGCAAGTCCTGCGTAAATTTATGTTTCAACGAGTCTATTTGCATTCTTCGGCAAAGCAGGAAGAAGGAAAGGCAATTAATCTATTAAAAGAGTTGTATCAGTATTATTTGCACCACCCAGAGGAAGTACCACAGCCCTATCATCGATTAGAATACTCAATTGATGACAGTGTTTGCTATTTTATTGCGGGCATGTCCGATCGATATGCTTTGAATCGCTTTTCGAATATTTTCATTCCTCGACCATGGAATGGTTGA
- a CDS encoding class I SAM-dependent methyltransferase, which produces MLTPRLQAIAEMIPQGASLADIGTDHGYLPIALLKEAQIPFAIAADINEKPLASARKNTGEACLDKMQFRLGNGIEPIEPGEVDLVVIAGMGGELISEILSADWEKTRSIPTYILQPMVKVPVLRKFLHENHFRILDEELVREGKKFYQIIKVVHGEENDFNPIYEEIGPVILRKSGPVLQEYLDFRIERIEIIQAQLRGCLESKKNEILLWEKKKHEFLEVKDNVGK; this is translated from the coding sequence ATGCTAACCCCAAGATTACAAGCAATTGCAGAAATGATACCCCAAGGCGCAAGTCTAGCGGATATAGGCACCGATCACGGATATTTACCCATCGCTTTATTAAAAGAAGCGCAGATTCCTTTTGCGATTGCTGCAGATATCAATGAAAAACCCCTTGCTTCTGCCAGAAAGAATACGGGAGAAGCATGTTTAGATAAAATGCAGTTTCGATTGGGCAATGGAATCGAACCAATCGAGCCCGGTGAAGTAGATCTTGTTGTAATTGCGGGGATGGGCGGTGAACTGATCAGTGAGATTTTATCGGCTGATTGGGAAAAAACGCGCTCCATACCCACATATATTTTACAACCCATGGTGAAGGTGCCGGTTCTTCGTAAATTTTTACATGAAAACCATTTTCGCATTCTCGATGAAGAGCTTGTGCGTGAGGGGAAAAAATTCTATCAAATCATAAAGGTGGTTCATGGTGAAGAAAATGACTTTAACCCGATTTATGAGGAAATAGGTCCAGTGATTTTAAGAAAATCGGGACCTGTTTTACAGGAGTATTTGGATTTTCGTATTGAAAGAATAGAAATCATTCAAGCTCAATTGCGCGGATGTCTGGAATCAAAAAAGAATGAAATACTGCTTTGGGAAAAGAAAAAACATGAATTTTTGGAGGTGAAGGACAATGTTGGCAAGTGA
- a CDS encoding Nif3-like dinuclear metal center hexameric protein — MLASEIIDGINQRVPEGLQESWDNSGLQLGDKNQSVEGVMVALEVTDGVIDEAIERKCQMIITHHPFFFSPIQSLDFTSFRGKLAHRLIENQILVYSAHTNLDQMSFGISRALAKQLGMENCSFLQSTSAIKGYKLSTFVPENYSKEVLFAMLEAGGGTLRNYTHCSFSTEGIGTFRAQHGARPFLGEVNHLAEFKEIKLEVLVTDLNRDQVIDAMLKAHPYEVAAYDLLAMENSLDETGYGMVGELVESRSIADYADEVAKKFACPVRIHGDRDRLVKTVSCCGGEGADLIPLAAAHSELYVTGDIRASKAQMAIEAGLALLVLPHRETEKPGVDHFRTLLKEWFVDLTVFGTEADDVVETSWTNSLADC, encoded by the coding sequence ATGTTGGCAAGTGAAATCATTGATGGAATCAATCAACGGGTCCCGGAAGGTCTGCAGGAATCCTGGGATAATTCCGGTCTTCAATTGGGTGATAAGAATCAATCGGTAGAAGGCGTGATGGTTGCGTTGGAAGTGACCGATGGGGTAATTGACGAGGCGATTGAAAGAAAATGTCAAATGATCATTACTCACCATCCTTTCTTTTTTTCTCCGATTCAGAGTCTGGATTTTACGAGTTTTCGTGGGAAATTAGCGCACCGTTTGATTGAAAACCAAATACTTGTCTATTCTGCTCATACAAACTTGGATCAAATGTCCTTTGGCATTAGTCGTGCGCTGGCCAAGCAATTAGGCATGGAAAATTGCAGCTTTCTGCAAAGTACATCTGCGATTAAAGGATATAAGCTTTCCACTTTTGTGCCGGAGAACTATTCAAAAGAGGTTTTGTTTGCCATGTTGGAAGCTGGAGGGGGAACCCTGCGGAACTATACGCATTGTTCCTTCTCGACTGAAGGAATTGGAACCTTTCGGGCGCAACATGGTGCGCGACCATTCTTGGGAGAAGTCAATCACTTAGCTGAATTCAAAGAAATTAAGCTGGAGGTTCTGGTGACGGATCTGAATCGGGATCAGGTGATTGACGCAATGTTGAAAGCGCATCCTTATGAGGTGGCAGCCTATGACTTGTTGGCCATGGAAAACTCTCTGGATGAAACGGGGTACGGCATGGTAGGAGAATTGGTAGAGTCACGTTCCATTGCTGACTATGCGGATGAAGTGGCAAAAAAATTTGCATGTCCTGTACGGATTCACGGGGACCGAGATAGGTTGGTGAAGACCGTCAGCTGTTGTGGCGGAGAAGGTGCGGACCTAATTCCCCTGGCCGCTGCGCATAGTGAGTTATATGTGACGGGTGACATTAGAGCCTCTAAGGCGCAAATGGCGATAGAAGCTGGATTGGCCTTGTTGGTGCTGCCTCATAGGGAAACGGAAAAACCGGGAGTAGATCACTTTCGAACCTTGTTGAAAGAGTGGTTCGTTGATCTGACTGTTTTTGGAACAGAAGCGGATGATGTGGTTGAGACATCTTGGACAAATTCACTTGCAGACTGTTAA
- the rpoD gene encoding RNA polymerase sigma factor RpoD — translation MSKLDKKSQEVVDNLIETAVKDKKITFKKIMDTISDIDLSTEQIDTIYQKMEKKKVTIIDESSDEPVKSKAKKETKPKKKKKKAASSKSADLGKSINVDDPVRMYLKEIGKVSLLSAQEEIELAKRIEDGDEIAKQKLCEANLRLVVSIAKRYVGRGMLFLDLIQEGNMGLIKAVEKFDYRKGYKFSTYATWWIRQAITRSIADQARTIRIPVHMVETINKLMRVSRQLLQDLGREPSADEIATEMGMDEDKVREIMKIAQEPVSLETPIGEEEDSHLGDFIPDEYAQAPADAATSTMLREQLVEVLETLTPREQKVLRLRFGLDDGRNRTLEEVGREFDVTRERIRQIEAKALRKLRHPSRSKRLKDFLD, via the coding sequence TTGAGTAAACTCGATAAGAAAAGCCAAGAAGTGGTTGATAATTTAATTGAAACAGCAGTAAAGGACAAAAAGATTACTTTTAAGAAAATTATGGATACGATCTCCGATATTGACTTGTCAACGGAACAGATTGATACGATTTATCAAAAAATGGAAAAGAAAAAAGTGACAATCATCGATGAGTCAAGCGATGAACCAGTAAAATCGAAAGCGAAGAAAGAAACAAAACCAAAGAAAAAGAAGAAAAAAGCCGCAAGTTCAAAGAGCGCCGATCTGGGTAAATCAATTAACGTAGATGATCCGGTTCGGATGTACTTGAAAGAAATCGGAAAAGTTTCTTTGCTTTCTGCGCAAGAGGAAATCGAACTTGCCAAGCGGATTGAAGACGGAGATGAAATCGCCAAGCAAAAATTGTGTGAGGCAAACTTGCGTTTGGTAGTCAGCATTGCGAAACGTTATGTGGGTCGTGGCATGTTATTCTTGGATTTGATTCAAGAAGGAAATATGGGTTTGATTAAAGCGGTAGAAAAGTTTGACTACCGAAAAGGATATAAATTCTCTACCTATGCAACTTGGTGGATTCGTCAGGCCATTACGCGATCAATTGCCGATCAGGCGAGAACCATTCGAATTCCTGTTCATATGGTGGAAACCATCAATAAATTAATGCGTGTATCGCGCCAATTGTTGCAGGATCTTGGACGAGAGCCAAGTGCGGATGAGATTGCAACAGAGATGGGTATGGATGAAGACAAGGTACGCGAGATCATGAAGATCGCGCAAGAACCAGTTTCGTTGGAAACGCCAATTGGCGAGGAAGAAGATAGCCATTTGGGTGACTTTATTCCGGACGAATATGCACAAGCCCCAGCTGATGCGGCAACATCGACCATGCTTCGCGAGCAATTGGTTGAAGTGTTGGAAACTTTGACACCGCGGGAACAAAAAGTTCTTCGCTTACGTTTCGGCCTAGACGATGGTAGAAACAGAACCTTGGAAGAAGTGGGTAGAGAATTCGATGTAACCCGGGAAAGAATCCGACAAATTGAAGCGAAAGCACTTCGAAAGCTAAGGCACCCAAGCCGAAGCAAGCGATTGAAAGACTTTTTAGATTAA